The Myroides phaeus DNA segment CAAGAGATTTTAATAAAATAGATAAAAATACATTTTTAATAATTGACATTATTGTTGGAGAAATACCTCTAAATGATTCATTAGCTGTGTTGACTACATCTAAAAATGTAAATGGTTATAATCAAACCTTAGTTGAGGGTATTAGTACATTAGAATATTTAGAAGAGGGAGATATTATTGTAGTTTCAGATGATGGTAATGTAAATACATTATATAGGGTTAATTCACTTCATAACACTTTACTAGTTACAGAAAGATGTAATAGTAATTGCTTGATGTGTTCACAGCCTCCTAAGAATATTGATGATATTGAACGCTTGTTTAATATACATAAAAAATTAATTCCATTAATTCCAAAAGATTGTGTCGAATTAGGAATTTCTGGTGGAGAGCCTACGCTACTAGGTAAGTATTTTTTTGAATTATTAAAAATGATAGTCGAGTATTTACCAGAAACAGAAGTTCATATATTATCAAATGGAAGGACTTTTGCATGGTATGATTTTACGGAGCAATTAACAGATATTTCTAGTAATCGAATTATGTTTGGAATACCTTTATATTCTGATTTTTATCAAATTCATGACTATATCGTTCAAGCTAAAGATGCTTTTGATCAAACTATTTTAGGTCTTTATAATTTAAATAGATTTAATCAACGTATTGAGATTAGGATTGTTCTTCATAAACAAACAACTCATAGGCTTGTGAAATTAGCTAAGTATATTTATAAAAATTTACCTTTTGTAGAGCATATTGCTTTTATGGGCTTGGAGTATATAGGTTATACGCCTTACAACATAGATAAATTATGGATTGATCCTTACGACTACAAAGATGAATTAGAAGAAGCCGTTGAATATTTAGTAGATAAAGGGATGAATGTTTCTATTTATAATACTCCTTTATGTTTGTTACCAATGAGCATAAGAGGGGTTTCTAGAAAATCTATTTCAGATTGGAAAAATGAGTATTTGCCTGAATGTTCTAATTGTTTAAAATTAAATGACTGCGGTGGTTTTTTTAAATGGAATTTAAAAAAAGTAAGTGATCATATTCTACCATTTAATTAGAAATTAAAAGGTGGATTTTACAAGTGGTATTAATTTGAATTTCAGTATAATAAATGTTTTTAAAAGAAAGTAATATTACTTGAAAACCTTAGTGGTAACTTCAAATATGTTGAATGTAAGATCCGGACCAGGAACACATTATGCAACTACTGATAAATTGTATAAAGGTGATTTATTAGTTTTTTTATCTATGCAAGGAGAATGGGTAAAAGTAGAAAACAAAAGAACGAAACAAATAGGCTATGTATTTTTTAAATATGTTGCTGTAATCGATTAATACAAAACAAAAAATGCCACCTAATCAGGTGGCATTTTTTTGGTTATATATAATCTATGTTATTTAATATCAGTAGTATATTCACCTAACACAATATCTTTTGTAAAAGAAAGGTTGTCATACTGGTCTTTGATAAAGTGTGCCCCTTTAAGTGTTACTTTGTGAACCAATTTTGCTGGTCCTTCAACAGGATTTGTCTTACGTGTTTCAATAACGATTTGCCCCTTAGTAGCAGTCCACAGTTCTTCTAACTTGTTTACGTTTGCTTCAGATGAACCAGGAATATCTCCTTCATATTTACATACGTTAGGTAGATTAATTCCCGTGCGACTGTAATATCTAAAAGTAGCTACTCTTTCATTGTCTAAGTTAATCGTTTTAACAGTTTCTTCATTAGGTAATTCATCAATTGATAAGCCAACTAAAACAGCCTCTCTATTAGAAAGTGTAACAGTGCGTCCTTCACATTCATTCAATGTTTTTAAGACTCCATCTGCTCCAGTAAACTTAAACTCTAAAGTACGGTTGGCATAGTTGTTCGTTCCAAATAACATTTTATCATACTTAATATTCGTTTCTCCCTCTTTGAAGTTGATGTTTTGTAAATAAAACGCGTATTGGTAAGTCAACGATACAGAATTGTTTGTTTCAGAAGTATTGTTGTTTAAAGCGATTTCTCTATTGATAATAACTGTTCCCCCAGGCGATGCAGGAATGCTTTGAATCACTGATGGCGATGCAGGAGGTGGTAGGTTACAAATAGATTTACTATCTACTTTATCTGTGTATTTTCTATAGTCTAATGAAGTTGATTGACCATCAATATTAACCGCAATAGTTTTAAGTGTTGGGTCTTTCATTAGATTTTCTGCATCCACTACAAGGATAAGTGCTTCGTCATTCTGAAGTTTGTAAAATATCTTTTCTGCACCTACTGTGCTACATCTTGAAACAGAGGTGTTTTTACTAAAATCGATATCTTTATATACAAGATCACCGTCGTCACAAGAAGATAAAACAGTTAGCAAAGATATACTTGCAATGGCTAAAAACTTTTTCATATTAAGTTTAGAATTATTTTCAGTGACAAAAATAGTTTTTTTCTTGGGATAAAGTAAAATTACAACGTAGTTA contains these protein-coding regions:
- the hxsC gene encoding His-Xaa-Ser system radical SAM maturase HxsC: MLLRVKGRSKNINDFLVGSVTRDFNKIDKNTFLIIDIIVGEIPLNDSLAVLTTSKNVNGYNQTLVEGISTLEYLEEGDIIVVSDDGNVNTLYRVNSLHNTLLVTERCNSNCLMCSQPPKNIDDIERLFNIHKKLIPLIPKDCVELGISGGEPTLLGKYFFELLKMIVEYLPETEVHILSNGRTFAWYDFTEQLTDISSNRIMFGIPLYSDFYQIHDYIVQAKDAFDQTILGLYNLNRFNQRIEIRIVLHKQTTHRLVKLAKYIYKNLPFVEHIAFMGLEYIGYTPYNIDKLWIDPYDYKDELEEAVEYLVDKGMNVSIYNTPLCLLPMSIRGVSRKSISDWKNEYLPECSNCLKLNDCGGFFKWNLKKVSDHILPFN
- a CDS encoding SH3 domain-containing protein, with the translated sequence MLNVRSGPGTHYATTDKLYKGDLLVFLSMQGEWVKVENKRTKQIGYVFFKYVAVID